A window of Ardenticatenales bacterium genomic DNA:
GTGGGGCAATTCTCTCGAGTAAAGGGAAAACCCGTATCACTATTTACCTTGATGACAGCATTATTGAAGAATTTCGTTCAAGAGCAGAGGAAGCTGGAACAGGCTATCAAACGTTAATCAATGAAGCCCTCCGCGAGTATTTAAGTCAGACAACCGATAAGCCCGTAACAGAATCTATGCTACGACGAATTCTTCACGAAGAAATTCCTCAAATTGGGCAGGTAAGAAGTCCTTCTCCCTAAATATGAAATCCCTGCCAATGCTCGCCGGTCCCCCGTCAGGAAACTGAGTTCCCCAAACCCCTCTTTTCACGTTCCCATCCAAAAGCAGCAGACTGACAAAATGGGTTTGATGCCTGGAATGAGCAAGAATGCCGGCATCTCCCCATGCCGGCATTATACTCATCCATCGTGCGCACCCCGCTATCCCCCCGTCAAACAAGTCGTTCTTGCGGGTTGCCTGCATCGAGCGTGTTTGCATTCCATCGGTTTGCCACGCTGCCGGACCATAACTATAATTGCCGGCATTCACCTGCGCCGACCCGCCAGACCAAACCGCATGACGAAGGTCACACAATTTGACAGGTCTTTGCGCCGTTCTCTTAACTTCCCTAACACAGCCACGGCCCCTGAGAGATGTCCAGATGTTAGAAACGAATTTTGAAATTCAAGTGCCAAAATCCTTCCTTCAGTTTGGTCTCAACCAAGCTGAGGTTCAACGGCGTGTGACAGAATGGTTGGTGTTGTCACTGTTTACCGAAGAACGTATTTCATCCGGTAAAGCCGCTAAACTCTTGAAAATGAGCCGGATTGATTTTTTGGCATTGCTCCGGGCACGCGGAATCGCTTTCATTGACTATACGCCAGATGAATTAGCCGAAGAATTTGCGGCAGTTGAGGCCTTAGAGAGTGAGGTGTAATGATAGTTGTTTCCAACACGACCCCTTTGATCGGGTTGGCTTCCATTCAAAGGTTTAACTTACTCCACCAAATATTTGGCAAAATCTACATTGCTCAAGCCGTCTATGATGAGGCTACAGTCAGTGGACGAGAAGTTGGTGGCGCAAAAAAGGAAGTCTCAGTTGCGAGTTGGATAGAAACAGTCAACGTTAAGGACCGTTTGGCGGTTGAGGTTCTGCTAGATGAGTTAGATTTGGGTGAAGCTGAAACCATTATATTAGCCCGCGAAATGGGCGCCGCGTGGGTACTGATGGATGAAAAAAAGGGGCGTCGAAAGCTAAACCAGTTGGGTATCCAAAAGATAGGCACAGTTGGTATTTTGCTGAAAGCGAAAGAAGCCGGGTTGATACCAACCATTCGACCTGATTTAGAGCAGTTACGTCGGCAAAGTTTCAGCATTAGTCAAAGTGTAGTCGATGCAGTTTTGCGGCAAGCAAATGAATGACGGAACAGACCAAACAGCGGCCCAACAAATCATTGCTATGCTGCGTTTAATAGGAATTGGTTTGGGTCCGCGGCGGCGCATTTGCATTGCAGGTAGTTTTACCCACCCGTAATCTCGTGATTTCAAGCGTTCGCCCGGCCGCTGATGCCACCGACCGAATGCTGCGGTTACACAATGCCGGCATCCGACCCCGCCCAAAGCGGCGGGGCAAGGTGAGCGCGGCGTTATGAAACTTGCGCCAATGCTCGCCGGTCCCCCCTGAGTTCCCCAAACCCCTCTTTTCACGTTCCCATCCAAAAGCAGCAGACTGACAAAATGGGTTTGATGCCTGGAATGAGCAAGAATGCCGGCATTCTCCCCCCTCCCACTAAACAAACAAGCCATCCCCAACAGGTCAAAAAGCCTATTGCGATTGCGCCGCAGTTTGTTAAAAATCCGGGAGTAGTGCGCCTGAGAAAAAGAATCAGGCGCGGCACATGGCGCTTCCTGGTTCCCTCATGGCTCAGATC
This region includes:
- a CDS encoding BrnA antitoxin family protein; the encoded protein is MKNEYDFSKGKRGAILSSKGKTRITIYLDDSIIEEFRSRAEEAGTGYQTLINEALREYLSQTTDKPVTESMLRRILHEEIPQIGQVRSPSP
- a CDS encoding UPF0175 family protein, whose translation is MLETNFEIQVPKSFLQFGLNQAEVQRRVTEWLVLSLFTEERISSGKAAKLLKMSRIDFLALLRARGIAFIDYTPDELAEEFAAVEALESEV
- a CDS encoding DUF3368 domain-containing protein; the encoded protein is MIVVSNTTPLIGLASIQRFNLLHQIFGKIYIAQAVYDEATVSGREVGGAKKEVSVASWIETVNVKDRLAVEVLLDELDLGEAETIILAREMGAAWVLMDEKKGRRKLNQLGIQKIGTVGILLKAKEAGLIPTIRPDLEQLRRQSFSISQSVVDAVLRQANE